One Rhodoferax sp. GW822-FHT02A01 genomic window, GGCTTTTGTTAGTCCACGGTCCAACGCCAAGCCCCGTCGCAGTCACCGCCGAGTAGCAGTCTCACATCTGGCTCATGCCGCCGTCAGCGATGATCTCTGTGCCGACGATGAAGGCGGACTCCTTGGACACCAGGTGCAGGACCGTGGCGGCGATTTCTTCCGGGGTGCCGAAGCGGCCCAGTGGCACCTGTGTCTGGATGCTGGTGGCCATGGTCTGCAGTTGGTCGGGTGACAGGCCCAGCTTGCCGTACAGCGGGGTGGTCACCGGGCCGGGGCTCACCACATTGACGCGCACACCTTGAGGTAGCAGCTCGGCAGACAGGGTCTTGGCCAGCGAGATCAGCGCGGCCTTGCTGGCGGCGTAGACGCTGGAGTTCGGCATACCGATGTGGGCGTTGATGGAGCCGTTCAGCACGATGGCGCCACCGCGGGGCATCAGCGCAGCCAGGCGCTGGATCAGGAAGTAGGGGCCTTTGACATTGGTGTCAAAGCTGCTGTCCCACAGCGCCTCGTCGATCTGTGCCAGTGGGCCGAACTTGGCTGTGCCGGCGTTGATGAATACGCCGTCAATCACACCCATCTGCGCTTGCAGCTCGGCTACCAACGCGGTCTGTGCCGACACGTCGCCGGCCTCGCTGACCAGGGCCAGCGCGTTCGGGCCGAGTTCGGCTTTCACCCGGGCCAGGCCTTCGGCGTCGCGTCCGGTAATGGCCACGCGGGCGCCTTCACGTGCAAAGGCGATGGCGGCAGCAGCGCCTATGCCACTGCTGCCACCGGTGACCAAGATGTTCTTTCCTTCAAAGCGGTTCATGATAATTCCTTCGGTTGTTTCGTTGATGTATTTCAGGGTTTCTCAACTCATTCCGAGTTGATGGAATGAAGTTTCTTGCAATTGCTTGAGCTACAGACGCCATAATCTCGATAAACTTGTACGAAACAATCGAATATGTTGAGCCTTGAAGACTTGCAACTGCTGGAAGCGGTGCGCGCTACTGGCAGTCTGTCGCGTGCGGCCGAGCGTTTAGGCAAGGCTGCATCCACTGTGTCGTATGCAGCACGCCAACTTGAAGAACGAATGGACGCGCTTCTGTTTGACCGGGCGGGCTATCGCATCGCGTTGACGCCTGCAGGGCAGCTGCTCGTCGAGCAAGGTGCGCAGCTGCATGCCCAGGCGCGGCACCTCACGGAGCGTGTCAAACAGGTGGCACGCGGTTGGGAGTCCGAATTGCGCATTGCTACCGATGAGCTGGCAAACATCGAAGCCTTGTTGCCCCTGGTAGCCGACTTTGATGCGCTCAACAGCGGGGTGCGCCTGCGCTTCGCGCACGAAGTGCTGGGAGGTACCTGGGAGGCTCTGCTGGACCAGCGTGCGGACCTGGTAGTGGCCGCCACCAACGAACCGCCGGCGATGGCGCATCTGCAGTGGTTTGAGCTGACGCAACTGGAATGGGTGTTTGCTGTGTCACCGCGGCACCCGTTGGCGCAGGAAGAGCAGCCGCTGTCGATGGAGGCAATATCTGCGCACCGTTCGGTGGTAGTAGCCGACACCTCGCGCCTGGCCATGGCCCGCAGCTACGGTGTGCAGACGCACCAGGAGCGGCTGGCCATGCCCAGCATGCGCGCCAAGATTGCCGCCCAGGTGGCAGGCCTGGGCGTGGGTTGGCTACCGTTGGAGAAAGTGCGCCAGCACCTGGCGCAAGGCACGCTGGTCGCGCTGGAGACGCAAGACCCGCGTGAACCGAATCTGCTGTTTGTGGGCTGGCACTCGCACCGTGCCGGGCCCGCATTGCAGTGGTGGGCGAAGAAGCTGCGTGATCCGCGCCTGGTGCCCGCGTTGCTTCACCTGAACTACTGATCTCCCGATTCAAATATCAAGAGGCCACCGGAGGCTGGGGTGGTGGTGAGCTTGAAGCGCACTGCGCAGAGCGGGAAGGTAGTCGGTATACTAAATGTAAATAAATCACATTTAAAGTTCGGTGCCCTTTGCGTTCACGGCCAGCCATGCGCGCCACTAGATCGATGCGTTGCGCAATCCTTTGCGTCGGGCTCTGGCTCAGCGCAAACCTCTGGGCCGCCTGTTCCCCCTATCTGGGCTCCGTGGTGTTCAACGAAGTCCAGAATCCAGCCAGCGGCACAACCTACCTGGAGCTGCGGGTGCTGGACCCCACGGTGGTTGCCGCGACCAACAATTTTGCAGGCTGGAACATAGCCGTCTACAAGGCCAGTAGTGGCGCATTGACGGCGTCCGCCAGCAAGGTGACCAGCCTGAAGACGGTCTTCACCGATACGACCAAAAACACCTGTGGCCAAAGCTCCCCTTGGATACAGATTCCCGATGCCTCGATTGGCTCATTCATCAACAACGCCAATCCCAACTCAGACCTGAATTTCGTGCTGTATGACACGTCATCCGGCACCAACCAGATCATCGACGTGCTTCGGCTGGGCAATGCCAACTCGTTCTATGGGGCGGGCACCAATTACGCCAGTTGCCCCACCATCGAATCAGCCTACGGAGCCAAATACAGCCGCACCTGGGCCGGCAACGGCAACAAGGACTGGTTCCGCTCCCCGGACGGAACCGGCGCCTGGACGGGCGCACAGACTGCCAACAGTGCCAACTCCATCTGCGGCAGCAACGATGCAACACAGCCCGCACAGGTCGGGCTGACCAAAGTGGCCAACACGGCGACGGTCAACACCAATACCAACTTCACCTTCACGCTGTACGCGCAAAACCCCCTGACCGGCACCACGCAGTCCAACGTGGTGGTGACCGACAACCTGACCACAGCAGGGCTGACCTTTGTGAGCTGTGCGGTTACCGCGCCGGACACCTGCACCAATAGCGCGGGTACCGTGACCTGGACTGCGGCGACCTCGGTCAATCCCCTGTACGCCAACTCCACGCGGTCCGCCCTCCTGACGGTGTACTCCACAGGTATCGGAACCAAGACCAATACCATCACTGCCAACACGTCCGGTACGCCGACCGCCAGTGCCAGCGTCACCGTATCGAATACGGCACCCATCGTCAGCACCAGTGCCGCCACGTCGGTTACCGCAACCAGTGCGGTGCTGAATGGCACAGTCAATCCCAACAACGTGGCGACCACAGTCACATTTGGCTACAGCGGATTTACCGGCAGCTACACGACGGCTTGTACGCCAGCCAGCAATTCGTTTAACGGCAGCAGCACGCAGGCGTTTTCCTGCAGCGTCTCTGGGCTGAGTTGCGGAACCACCTACTACTACCGCGCCAGTGGCAGCAGTTCGGGTGGCAGCGCCAATGGCATCGAGATGAGCTTTGCCACGCCGTCCTGCGGTGCTTCGTTTGATGCCTACGAGACCTCATACACCGCTGCGCAGGCCATTGCGGGCGCTGCCCGGATCAAGACGCACGTGGCAAGCAATACGGGCATCTGCGTCTATGGCGGAGCCTGTGCTCTCACTGTGGGAGCGTTTGATGGAGGCAAGACGGCGTTGCAAACGTCTTTCACCGGCCCGGTGAAGGTGGAGGTCGTCGATGCGTCTGCAGGTGCCTGCGCAAGCTACCCGCTCATCGCTACGGTGTCGTCCTCGCTCACGCTCAACGCCAGCGGAGAAACACAAGTCACCCTGCCTGCGGTTGCCAACGC contains:
- a CDS encoding SDR family oxidoreductase — its product is MNRFEGKNILVTGGSSGIGAAAAIAFAREGARVAITGRDAEGLARVKAELGPNALALVSEAGDVSAQTALVAELQAQMGVIDGVFINAGTAKFGPLAQIDEALWDSSFDTNVKGPYFLIQRLAALMPRGGAIVLNGSINAHIGMPNSSVYAASKAALISLAKTLSAELLPQGVRVNVVSPGPVTTPLYGKLGLSPDQLQTMATSIQTQVPLGRFGTPEEIAATVLHLVSKESAFIVGTEIIADGGMSQM
- a CDS encoding LysR family transcriptional regulator; the protein is MLSLEDLQLLEAVRATGSLSRAAERLGKAASTVSYAARQLEERMDALLFDRAGYRIALTPAGQLLVEQGAQLHAQARHLTERVKQVARGWESELRIATDELANIEALLPLVADFDALNSGVRLRFAHEVLGGTWEALLDQRADLVVAATNEPPAMAHLQWFELTQLEWVFAVSPRHPLAQEEQPLSMEAISAHRSVVVADTSRLAMARSYGVQTHQERLAMPSMRAKIAAQVAGLGVGWLPLEKVRQHLAQGTLVALETQDPREPNLLFVGWHSHRAGPALQWWAKKLRDPRLVPALLHLNY
- a CDS encoding DUF6701 domain-containing protein — protein: MRCAILCVGLWLSANLWAACSPYLGSVVFNEVQNPASGTTYLELRVLDPTVVAATNNFAGWNIAVYKASSGALTASASKVTSLKTVFTDTTKNTCGQSSPWIQIPDASIGSFINNANPNSDLNFVLYDTSSGTNQIIDVLRLGNANSFYGAGTNYASCPTIESAYGAKYSRTWAGNGNKDWFRSPDGTGAWTGAQTANSANSICGSNDATQPAQVGLTKVANTATVNTNTNFTFTLYAQNPLTGTTQSNVVVTDNLTTAGLTFVSCAVTAPDTCTNSAGTVTWTAATSVNPLYANSTRSALLTVYSTGIGTKTNTITANTSGTPTASASVTVSNTAPIVSTSAATSVTATSAVLNGTVNPNNVATTVTFGYSGFTGSYTTACTPASNSFNGSSTQAFSCSVSGLSCGTTYYYRASGSSSGGSANGIEMSFATPSCGASFDAYETSYTAAQAIAGAARIKTHVASNTGICVYGGACALTVGAFDGGKTALQTSFTGPVKVEVVDASAGACASYPLIATVSSSLTLNASGETQVTLPAVANAYANARIRISYPASGAATSQSCSSDNFAIRPSAFTAVTATDGTSSTAGAVNTLGTTSWTTPPTAATPIHKAGRPFRLSAAATNASGSTTTNYAGTPSVVLSQCSGAACTASQGSLTLGGTFASGVLSSNNASYNDIGSFALVLQDASFSAVDAADSTTAERTIVSSAVSVGRFVPDHFDTVITSQGCNTFTYSGQPFTMTVTAKDASGSTLTRYANAGLSNTVALTDPNGAAGAFATTALSTFNAGVYTSSLATYTFSNRATAPSPVKLRVTDTDGVTSATGSDGTSATATEATATIVSGRLRMLNVYGSEQLPLALAVQAQYYDASVWKNSDSSYPDTCTTLAASNFAFTTSAPACSAAISSCTSSVALSASGSGPYKAPWTGALSKATATGSLCVTLNLDGSAAGNQCVSTGAAGPGPTSAAAPWLKYPWNGASATNPFAQAMFGVYKSKLIYRRENY